The genome window GTTCTGTCGTTCGTCTCTCCCCTCCGCGGGCGCATCATCCCCTCCCTGTTTTCATGTTCCCCTGTTTGTCCTAAAAGCGTCGTATCGATCGCTTGCACTACCGTGTCGTCATGACATGGGATAGATATCCTTGCGCGCCGACCGGGCATCGCCGCCGTGCCCGTGCAGCATCCCTGCAAAGCTGTCACACTTACGCCGTTCCGTGGTCCGTGGTCTATCTCAATTTATGAGCGCATCTCCTCCCGCATCCCCCCCAGCCGGCGCCGGCGCCCCACCAGTCGCCCCCGCCGCACCCACGCCTTTTACAGGCGGCAAACTGGTCCTGGCAACGATTGCCGTCGCGCTGGCCACGTTCATGAACGTGCTCGACTCGTCGATTGCGAACGTCGCCATTCCGACGATCTCCGGCAATCTCGGCGTGTCGGTCGACGAAGGCACCTGGGTGGTGACGGTGTTCGCCGCCGCCAACGCGGTCTCGATCCCGCTGACCGGTTGGCTGACGCAGCGCCTCGGTCAGGTGAAGCTCTTCGTCAGCTCGATCATCCTGTTCGTCATCTCGTCCTGGCTGTGCGGCCTGGCGCCCAATCTGCCGGTGTTGCTGGCAGCGCGGGTCTTGCAAGGTGCCGTTGCCGGGCCGCTGATCCCGATGTCGCAGGCGATCCTGCTGAGCTCCTATCCCAAGGAGAAGTCTTCGATGGCGCTCGCGCTATGGGGGATGACCGCCGTGGTCGGGCCGATTGCCGGCCCCTCGCTCGGCGGCTGGATCACCGACAGCTACAGCTGGTCCTGGATCTTCTATATCAATATCCCCGTCGGGATCTTTTCCGCGGGCGTCACCTGGGCGCTGTACCGGAAACGGGACACGCCCACGCGCAAGGTGCCGATCGACCTCGTTGGACTTGGCTTGCTGATAGCCTGGGTGGCATCGCTGCAAGTGATGCTCGACAAGGGCAAGGATCTCGACTGGTTCTCGTCGCCGGTGATTTGTGCGCTCGCCGTCTGTGCCGCCATCGGCTTTGCTTTCTTTGTCGTATGGGAGTTGACCGACAAGAACCCGGTGGTCGACCTGCGTCTGTTTGCCGGACGTAACTTCTTTGGCGGAACGGCCGCAGTGGGGGTGGCCTATGGCCTGTTCTTCGGCAATCTCGTGCTATTGCCGCAATGGATGCAGCAGTATCTGAATTACCGCTCGGTGGACGCCGGTCTCGTCACGGCGCCATTGGGGATATTCGCGTTGATCATGTCACCGATCATCGGCAAGATTCTGCCCAAAATGGATGCGCGAATTCTGGCGACCGCGGCATTTGCCGGTTTCGCGGTGGTCTTCTTCATGCGCTCGAACTACGTGCTCGAGATCGACACATACCATCTCGTATTACCGACGCTGCTCCAAGGCATTCCGATGGCGATGTTCTTCATCCCATTGACGGCAATCACTTTGAGCGGCCTGCCTCCGAGCAAGATTCCAGCGGCCGCGGGGCTGACGAATTTCGTGCGCGTGTTCTGCGGTGCGGTGGGTACGTCACTCGCCGGCAATGAGTGGACCAATCGCATCGCACTGCATCACGAGAGACTGACGGAACAGGCGAATATTTATAATCCGACGTTCCAGCAGTCGCTGCAGCAATCCCAACAGGTATTGCATATCAACGAGGCGCAGGCACGCGGATTGTTCGATTTCAATCTGAGCGCGCAGGCAGCGATGATGGGGCTGAACGATATTTTCTTTATATCGGCCATCATCTTCCTGCTGATCATTCCGCTGATCTGGATCACCAAGCGGAATCGTCCGGCCGGTGGCGGCGGGAGCGGCGGTGGTAGCACCGCCAGCGATGCGGCGGCAGCGGCGCACTAATCGGCACGCTTGACCCTGCTGCCGCGCCCTGGACATTGCGTCCAGGGCATCAGGAAGCGGCGGTCCGCGCCGGCGCCTTCGCCACACGGACCGATCCGGTCTAGCCGTTCTGCGCCTTGTCCTGTTCCTGCCAGATCGTCTCAGCCAGATGGAAGGCCGAATTCGCCGCCGGCACGCCGCAGTAGATCGCGCACTGCAGCAACACCTCTTTGACCTCCTCGCGCGTGACGCCGTTGTTGCGCGCGGCGCGCAGGTGCAGTGCCAACTCCTCGTTTCGATTCAAGGCGATCATCAAACCGATCGTCAGCAGACTCCGCGTGTGACGTGGCAGGCCGTCGCG of Robbsia sp. KACC 23696 contains these proteins:
- a CDS encoding DHA2 family efflux MFS transporter permease subunit, with product MSASPPASPPAGAGAPPVAPAAPTPFTGGKLVLATIAVALATFMNVLDSSIANVAIPTISGNLGVSVDEGTWVVTVFAAANAVSIPLTGWLTQRLGQVKLFVSSIILFVISSWLCGLAPNLPVLLAARVLQGAVAGPLIPMSQAILLSSYPKEKSSMALALWGMTAVVGPIAGPSLGGWITDSYSWSWIFYINIPVGIFSAGVTWALYRKRDTPTRKVPIDLVGLGLLIAWVASLQVMLDKGKDLDWFSSPVICALAVCAAIGFAFFVVWELTDKNPVVDLRLFAGRNFFGGTAAVGVAYGLFFGNLVLLPQWMQQYLNYRSVDAGLVTAPLGIFALIMSPIIGKILPKMDARILATAAFAGFAVVFFMRSNYVLEIDTYHLVLPTLLQGIPMAMFFIPLTAITLSGLPPSKIPAAAGLTNFVRVFCGAVGTSLAGNEWTNRIALHHERLTEQANIYNPTFQQSLQQSQQVLHINEAQARGLFDFNLSAQAAMMGLNDIFFISAIIFLLIIPLIWITKRNRPAGGGGSGGGSTASDAAAAAH